One window of the Pseudokineococcus lusitanus genome contains the following:
- the trpD gene encoding anthranilate phosphoribosyltransferase: MQATAGPSWRDLTARLLAGHDLTAAETAWAMGRVVAGEAPAVPLTGFLVALRAKGESVAELTGLADAMLEVAVPLDVPGRALDVVGTGGDMASTVNLSTMAALVAAGAGERVVKHGNRAASSACGTADVLEALGVRLDLPPARVAEVAVEVGITFCFAPVVHPSMRHAAPVRRELGLPTAFNLLGPLTNPARPAAAAVGVADARTAPLVAGVMAARGTDALVVRGGDGLDELTTTAPTTVWWVHAPEGGDDGTPRAVRELVVDAVDLGLPRSVPEDLRGGGPAENAAVVRDLLAGRPGPVRDAVLLNAAGALVAAEGGGGDLAGRLSAALGRAAASVDSGAAGDVLERWVAATSA, from the coding sequence GTGCAGGCGACCGCCGGGCCCTCGTGGCGAGACCTGACCGCACGGCTGCTCGCCGGCCACGACCTCACGGCCGCGGAGACCGCGTGGGCCATGGGCCGGGTCGTCGCGGGCGAGGCCCCGGCGGTCCCGCTGACCGGCTTCCTCGTCGCCCTCCGGGCGAAGGGCGAGTCCGTGGCGGAGCTGACCGGGCTCGCCGACGCGATGCTCGAGGTCGCCGTGCCGCTGGACGTGCCGGGCCGGGCGCTCGACGTCGTCGGCACCGGCGGCGACATGGCGAGCACCGTCAACCTGTCGACGATGGCGGCGCTCGTGGCCGCCGGCGCCGGCGAGCGGGTCGTCAAGCACGGCAACCGGGCGGCGTCGTCCGCCTGCGGCACGGCCGACGTCCTCGAGGCGCTGGGGGTCCGGCTGGACCTGCCCCCCGCCCGGGTCGCCGAGGTGGCGGTCGAGGTCGGCATCACCTTCTGCTTCGCGCCCGTCGTCCACCCCTCGATGCGGCACGCGGCCCCCGTGCGCCGCGAGCTCGGGCTGCCGACGGCCTTCAACCTGCTCGGTCCCCTGACCAACCCCGCGCGGCCCGCGGCCGCGGCGGTCGGCGTCGCGGACGCGCGGACGGCCCCGCTCGTCGCCGGCGTCATGGCCGCCCGCGGCACCGACGCCCTCGTCGTCCGCGGCGGCGACGGGCTCGACGAGCTGACGACGACGGCGCCGACGACGGTGTGGTGGGTGCACGCCCCGGAGGGCGGCGACGACGGGACGCCCCGTGCGGTGCGCGAGCTCGTCGTCGACGCGGTCGACCTCGGCCTGCCGCGCTCCGTCCCCGAGGACCTGCGCGGCGGCGGCCCGGCCGAGAACGCCGCGGTGGTCCGCGACCTCCTCGCGGGGCGGCCCGGGCCGGTGCGCGACGCCGTGCTGCTCAACGCGGCCGGCGCCCTCGTCGCGGCGGAGGGCGGCGGGGGCGACCTGGCCGGCCGGCTGTCCGCCGCGCTGGGGCGGGCGGCGGCGTCCGTCGACTCCGGCGCCGCGGGCGACGTCCTCGAGCGGTGGGTCGCGGCGACCTCCGCCTGA
- a CDS encoding DEDD exonuclease domain-containing protein: MPVALPRTPPAAPPPAPGAPRAPRVPVQTSLDDLGTPLHEVTFVVVDLETTGGSSRTCAITEIGAVKVRGGEVLGEMSTLVDPGGPVPPLITVLTGITDAMLTAAPRVEEVLPAFWEFVGDAVLVAHNAPFDTGFLRAAGARAGRRWPGNEVVDTVPLARAVLARDEVRNHKLATLAEHLGATTTPTHRALDDARATVDVLHGLLGRLGGVGVRTLEDLREQQRAGTRVSPARRARRHLAEGLPDAPGVYLFVDALGEVLYVGTSRCIRRRVRSYFTSSETRARMEQMLARAARVVPVVCPTPLEAAVRELRLIAEHRPAYNRRSTRPERTRWLKLTDEAFPRLSVVRRVAEDGATYLGPVRGAAAAALAVEALQEAHALRRCAGRLPARPSPSASACALAALGRCGAPCTGAQDREGYSVVVEAARASMLDDPRAVVEAGLRRAGEAAAAERFEEAAAHRDRLLAYLAAAGARQRLAPLAAAPELVAARRRPPEDGGGWELVLVRHGRLAGTAVAPAGTDPMVVVASLRQAGEVVGAPAGPAPAALVEETELVARWLEQEGVRLVELDGVWASPLHGAAGAAGRLRLPLPPVEELAAVAEEAAGADAVVAWPAEEARGVPDEEDPEEDADATGAPVPPGPGAVAPAAHPPAAAARSTPTAPRATLGAPLTAETAGARP, encoded by the coding sequence ATGCCCGTCGCCCTGCCCCGCACCCCGCCGGCCGCGCCCCCGCCGGCGCCCGGCGCCCCCCGGGCGCCGCGGGTCCCCGTCCAGACGTCGCTCGACGACCTGGGGACGCCCCTGCACGAGGTGACGTTCGTCGTCGTCGACCTCGAGACGACGGGCGGCTCGTCGCGCACGTGCGCCATCACGGAGATCGGCGCGGTGAAGGTGCGGGGCGGCGAGGTGCTCGGCGAGATGTCGACGCTCGTGGACCCGGGCGGCCCCGTCCCGCCGCTCATCACGGTGCTCACGGGCATCACCGACGCCATGCTCACCGCGGCCCCGCGCGTCGAGGAGGTGCTCCCGGCCTTCTGGGAGTTCGTCGGCGACGCCGTCCTCGTCGCGCACAACGCCCCCTTCGACACGGGCTTCCTCCGGGCCGCGGGCGCCCGCGCCGGACGCCGCTGGCCGGGCAACGAGGTCGTCGACACGGTGCCGCTCGCCCGGGCCGTCCTGGCCCGCGACGAGGTCCGCAACCACAAGCTGGCCACGCTCGCCGAGCACCTCGGCGCCACGACGACCCCGACGCACCGCGCCCTCGACGACGCGCGCGCCACGGTGGACGTCCTCCACGGCCTCCTGGGCCGGCTCGGCGGCGTGGGCGTCCGGACGCTCGAGGACCTCCGCGAGCAGCAGCGCGCCGGCACGCGGGTCTCCCCCGCGCGGCGCGCCCGCCGCCACCTCGCCGAGGGCCTGCCCGACGCGCCGGGGGTCTACCTCTTCGTCGACGCGCTCGGCGAGGTCCTCTACGTCGGCACGTCCCGCTGCATCCGGCGCCGGGTCCGCAGCTACTTCACGTCCTCCGAGACCCGCGCGCGCATGGAGCAGATGCTCGCGCGCGCCGCCCGGGTGGTCCCCGTGGTCTGCCCGACGCCGCTCGAGGCCGCCGTCCGCGAGCTGCGCCTCATCGCCGAGCACCGGCCCGCCTACAACCGCCGCTCGACGCGGCCGGAGCGGACCCGCTGGCTCAAGCTCACCGACGAGGCCTTCCCCCGGCTGTCCGTCGTCCGACGGGTGGCCGAGGACGGCGCCACCTACCTCGGTCCCGTCCGCGGCGCGGCGGCGGCCGCGCTGGCGGTCGAGGCCCTGCAGGAGGCGCACGCCCTGCGCCGCTGCGCGGGGCGGCTGCCCGCCCGGCCGTCCCCGTCGGCGTCGGCGTGCGCCCTGGCGGCGCTCGGGCGGTGCGGGGCCCCCTGCACCGGGGCCCAGGACCGCGAGGGCTACTCCGTGGTGGTCGAGGCGGCGCGGGCCTCGATGCTCGACGACCCCCGTGCGGTCGTCGAGGCGGGCCTGCGCCGGGCGGGCGAGGCCGCGGCCGCCGAGCGCTTCGAGGAGGCCGCCGCCCACCGGGACCGGCTGCTGGCCTACCTCGCCGCCGCCGGCGCGCGGCAGCGGCTCGCCCCCCTGGCCGCGGCGCCCGAGCTCGTCGCCGCCCGTCGCCGTCCGCCGGAGGACGGGGGCGGCTGGGAGCTCGTCCTCGTCCGCCACGGACGGCTGGCGGGCACGGCGGTCGCGCCGGCCGGCACCGACCCGATGGTCGTCGTGGCGTCCCTGCGGCAGGCCGGCGAGGTCGTCGGCGCGCCGGCCGGACCGGCGCCGGCCGCCCTCGTCGAGGAGACCGAGCTCGTGGCGCGCTGGCTCGAGCAGGAGGGCGTGCGCCTCGTCGAGCTCGACGGCGTGTGGGCCAGCCCGCTGCACGGGGCCGCCGGCGCCGCGGGGCGCCTCCGGCTCCCCCTCCCCCCGGTGGAGGAGCTCGCGGCCGTGGCCGAGGAGGCGGCGGGCGCCGACGCGGTCGTCGCCTGGCCGGCCGAGGAGGCCCGGGGCGTGCCGGACGAGGAGGACCCAGAGGAGGACGCCGACGCGACCGGCGCACCCGTCCCCCCGGGGCCGGGTGCCGTCGCGCCGGCGGCGCACCCGCCGGCGGCCGCGGCCCGCTCGACGCCGACGGCCCCGCGCGCCACCCTGGGCGCGCCCCTCACCGCCGAGACCGCCGGAGCGCGTCCGTGA
- a CDS encoding cytochrome c: MRQLAARRRHPLATAMLLLLALVVTGAAYTAVAPGQADAAPTINDAEGDVDRGQELFLANCATCHGLQAQGGTGGPSLIGVGAASVDFQVATGRMPLAQQAPQAPQKPRVFDDQDTADLAAYVASLAPGPAIPADEYLTVSEDPDDIAAGGELFRINCAMCHNVVGAGGALTQGKYAPSLDGVEPRHIYEALQTGPQSMPVFNDDNITPAEKQQIISYLDHVNTEPSPGGWSLGSIGPVTEGLFVWVGAMVLLIGCAVWLGAKSS, translated from the coding sequence GTGAGACAACTCGCCGCACGCCGCCGGCACCCGCTGGCGACCGCGATGCTGCTGCTCCTGGCGCTCGTCGTCACGGGGGCGGCCTACACCGCCGTCGCCCCCGGCCAGGCCGACGCCGCCCCCACGATCAACGACGCCGAGGGCGACGTCGACCGCGGGCAGGAGCTCTTCCTCGCCAACTGCGCCACCTGCCACGGGCTCCAGGCCCAGGGCGGCACCGGCGGACCCAGCCTCATCGGCGTGGGCGCGGCCTCCGTCGACTTCCAGGTCGCCACCGGCCGCATGCCGCTCGCCCAGCAGGCCCCCCAGGCCCCGCAGAAGCCGCGCGTCTTCGACGACCAGGACACCGCCGACCTGGCGGCCTACGTGGCGTCGCTGGCCCCCGGCCCGGCCATCCCGGCCGACGAGTACCTGACGGTGTCCGAGGACCCCGACGACATCGCCGCCGGCGGCGAGCTCTTCCGCATCAACTGCGCCATGTGCCACAACGTCGTCGGGGCCGGCGGCGCCCTCACGCAGGGCAAGTACGCGCCGTCCCTGGACGGCGTCGAGCCCCGCCACATCTACGAGGCCCTGCAGACCGGCCCGCAGTCGATGCCCGTCTTCAACGACGACAACATCACGCCCGCCGAGAAGCAGCAGATCATCAGCTACCTCGACCACGTGAACACCGAGCCCAGCCCCGGCGGCTGGTCGCTCGGCTCCATCGGCCCCGTCACCGAGGGCCTGTTCGTCTGGGTCGGCGCGATGGTCCTCCTCATCGGCTGCGCGGTCTGGCTGGGGGCGAAGTCCTCGTGA
- a CDS encoding cytochrome c oxidase subunit 3, which yields MTSETAVPTAVGHSTVNRPNMVSVGTIVWLSSELMFFAGLFAMYFTIRAVSPALWGEETPLLDLPFASINTTILVLSSVTCQLGVFAAERFQPYRTGSLLNVRRWGMVEWYVLTFLMGSTFIGGQVWEYATLVSEGLTIASSPYGSVFYLTTGFHGLHVIGGLIAFCVVIARAFASYRFGHHEATSAIVTSYYWHFVDVVWVGLFAVIYLIQ from the coding sequence GTGACCTCCGAGACCGCAGTCCCCACGGCCGTCGGCCACAGCACGGTCAACCGGCCCAACATGGTCTCGGTCGGCACCATCGTGTGGCTCTCCAGCGAGCTGATGTTCTTCGCGGGGCTCTTCGCGATGTACTTCACGATCCGCGCCGTCAGCCCGGCCCTGTGGGGCGAGGAGACGCCGCTCCTCGACCTGCCGTTCGCGTCGATCAACACGACGATCCTCGTGCTCAGCTCGGTCACCTGCCAGCTCGGCGTCTTCGCCGCCGAGCGCTTCCAGCCGTACCGCACGGGCAGCCTGCTGAACGTGCGCCGCTGGGGCATGGTCGAGTGGTACGTCCTCACCTTCCTCATGGGCTCGACCTTCATCGGCGGCCAGGTGTGGGAGTACGCGACGCTCGTCAGTGAAGGCCTGACGATCGCCAGCTCGCCCTACGGCTCGGTCTTCTACCTGACCACCGGGTTCCACGGCCTCCACGTCATCGGCGGCCTCATCGCCTTCTGCGTCGTCATCGCCCGCGCCTTCGCCTCGTACCGCTTCGGCCACCACGAGGCGACGAGCGCCATCGTCACGTCGTACTACTGGCACTTCGTCGACGTGGTCTGGGTCGGCCTCTTCGCCGTCATCTACCTGATCCAGTGA
- a CDS encoding Lrp/AsnC ligand binding domain-containing protein yields MITAIVLVDTEAALIPEAAAAIADLPDVTEVYSVTGDVDLVAVVRARRHEDLADAVADRISKVPGVVRTRTHIAFRTYSRHDLEQAFDLGLEG; encoded by the coding sequence GTGATCACCGCCATCGTCCTCGTCGACACCGAGGCCGCCCTCATCCCCGAGGCGGCCGCCGCCATCGCCGACCTGCCCGACGTCACGGAGGTCTACTCCGTGACGGGCGACGTCGACCTCGTCGCCGTCGTGCGGGCCCGCCGCCACGAGGACCTGGCCGACGCGGTCGCCGACCGCATCAGCAAGGTGCCCGGCGTCGTGCGCACGCGCACGCACATCGCCTTCCGCACCTACTCGCGGCACGACCTCGAGCAGGCCTTCGACCTGGGTCTCGAGGGCTGA